The Leptotrichia trevisanii DSM 22070 genome includes a region encoding these proteins:
- a CDS encoding DUF2721 domain-containing protein, whose protein sequence is MTLEITTPAVLFPTVSLLLLAYTNRFLALTAIVRQMDSSGEVEHEFYQVKNLRKRLNYIKKMQYFGVSSLLMCAVSMLFLFFQIDFVGKISFAVSLVSLIVSLLFSLLEIQISLEALRIHLNYNESENEEKK, encoded by the coding sequence ATGACTTTGGAAATAACTACACCTGCGGTTCTTTTCCCTACAGTATCTCTTCTTTTACTTGCATACACCAACAGATTTCTGGCTCTTACAGCGATTGTAAGACAGATGGATTCGAGTGGGGAAGTAGAGCATGAATTTTATCAGGTTAAAAACTTGAGGAAAAGGTTGAATTATATTAAAAAGATGCAGTATTTTGGGGTTTCGAGTTTATTAATGTGTGCAGTTTCAATGTTATTTTTATTTTTTCAGATAGATTTTGTTGGGAAAATCAGTTTTGCAGTAAGTTTGGTGTCGCTTATCGTTTCACTGTTATTTTCTCTTTTGGAAATACAGATTTCGCTGGAGGCTTTGAGGATTCATTTGAATTATAACGAAAGTGAAAATGAGGAAAAAAAATGA
- the gpmA gene encoding 2,3-diphosphoglycerate-dependent phosphoglycerate mutase has product MKLVLIRHGESQWNLENKFTGWKDVDLSPKGMEEAKAGGKTLKEMGLVFDIAYTSYLKRAIKTLNYVLEELDELYIPVYKSWRLNERHYGALQGLNKAETAKKYGDEQVLIWRRSFDIAPPAIDKSSEYYPKADRRYADLSDSEAPLGESLKDTIERVLPYWHSHISKSLQEGKNVIVAAHGNSLRALIKYLLNISDDDILKLNLTTGKPLIFEIDKNLNVLSSPDSF; this is encoded by the coding sequence ATGAAATTAGTATTAATTCGACATGGTGAAAGCCAATGGAACCTGGAAAATAAATTTACCGGATGGAAAGATGTGGATTTGAGTCCAAAAGGCATGGAAGAGGCAAAAGCTGGTGGTAAGACATTAAAGGAAATGGGATTAGTTTTTGACATTGCCTATACATCTTATTTGAAAAGAGCCATCAAAACTTTAAATTACGTTCTGGAAGAATTGGATGAACTATATATTCCAGTTTACAAATCCTGGAGATTGAACGAACGTCATTATGGAGCATTACAAGGCTTAAACAAAGCTGAAACTGCTAAAAAATATGGTGATGAGCAAGTCCTTATCTGGAGAAGAAGTTTTGATATTGCTCCACCCGCAATAGACAAATCAAGTGAATATTATCCAAAAGCAGACAGAAGATATGCCGACTTGTCCGATTCTGAAGCACCACTTGGAGAAAGCCTGAAAGATACAATTGAAAGAGTCCTGCCCTACTGGCATTCACATATTTCTAAAAGTTTGCAGGAAGGAAAGAACGTTATTGTGGCAGCTCACGGAAACAGTTTACGAGCTTTAATAAAATATTTATTAAATATTTCCGATGATGATATTTTAAAACTGAACTTAACAACAGGAAAACCCTTAATATTTGAAATAGACAAGAACTTAAATGTATTATCGTCACCAGATTCCTTTTAA
- a CDS encoding heavy metal translocating P-type ATPase: protein MLNKNYLLDCEILHEIRGRIRIKSRALKYLGIHKEEITNQLMQVHYIQSVEISIITGTVLIYFDNLALTGENLVSLIQNTLNTYLVDIYKNEKKQSSNKYVIERRLQEESPQEIIKNIGAAVLLLLLPNPKTKLTGIRRLFNYKTLSTISLALPVLKNGIYSLIQNKRPNADTLSSTAIVSSIILGSERTALTIMILEKFAELLTVYTIKKTRGVIKDMLSVGENYVWKQSDDAETAKKVPIEEINRGDLILVQTGEKISVDGTIEKGEAIIDQSPITGEYMPVTKKVGEEVFAGTLLKSGNITVKAEKVGDDRTASRIIKLVEDASFNKADIQSYADTFSAQLIPLNFLLAGIVYVSTRNLQKALSMLVIDYSCGIRLSTATAFSASINTAAKNGILIKGSNYLEELSKSDTVIFDKTGTITEGKPKIQTLKTFGKNMKDNRMLALAAAAEETSSHPLASAILNEIKNRGLKIPKHKESVVKVARGIETFVNKDIIRVGSQKYMEENDISLKMAGDIVKGMQNRGEIVIYVAKNSDLIGVIGVSDPPRENIKKAINRLRNQGIDDIVLLTGDLRQQAETIASRMSMDRYESELLPEDKAKDILKFRSIGSKVIMIGDGINDAPALSYANVGIALGSSRTDIAMEAADVTITSDDPLLIPGVVGLAKNTVKIIKQNFAMAIGINSFALVLGATGLLPAIYSSILHNSITILVVGNSLRLLKYDVNK, encoded by the coding sequence ATGTTAAATAAAAATTATTTACTGGATTGTGAGATTTTACACGAAATTCGTGGAAGAATCAGAATAAAATCAAGGGCTTTAAAATATCTTGGGATTCATAAGGAAGAAATAACAAACCAGCTGATGCAAGTTCATTATATCCAAAGTGTTGAAATTTCAATTATTACAGGTACTGTTCTTATTTATTTTGATAATTTGGCACTGACTGGTGAAAACTTGGTATCTTTAATTCAAAATACGTTAAATACATATCTGGTGGATATTTATAAAAATGAAAAAAAACAATCATCAAATAAATATGTTATTGAAAGACGTCTACAGGAAGAATCCCCACAGGAAATTATAAAAAATATTGGTGCCGCAGTGCTGTTACTTCTACTGCCAAATCCAAAGACAAAATTGACAGGAATCAGACGATTGTTTAACTACAAGACTTTGTCAACAATTTCTTTAGCCCTGCCTGTTTTAAAAAATGGAATTTATTCCCTGATTCAAAATAAGCGTCCTAATGCAGATACACTAAGTTCTACAGCTATCGTCAGCAGTATCATTTTAGGAAGTGAACGAACAGCCTTGACAATTATGATCTTAGAAAAATTTGCAGAACTGCTTACTGTTTATACAATAAAAAAGACACGTGGTGTAATTAAAGATATGTTAAGCGTTGGAGAAAACTATGTCTGGAAACAGTCTGATGATGCGGAAACAGCCAAAAAAGTCCCAATTGAAGAAATTAACAGGGGAGATTTGATACTTGTTCAGACTGGGGAAAAAATAAGTGTGGACGGAACAATTGAAAAAGGTGAGGCAATAATTGATCAGTCACCAATCACAGGGGAATATATGCCTGTTACTAAAAAAGTCGGTGAGGAAGTTTTTGCAGGAACACTTTTAAAAAGTGGAAATATTACTGTAAAAGCTGAAAAAGTCGGTGATGACAGAACAGCTTCAAGAATTATAAAATTAGTGGAAGATGCCTCCTTTAACAAGGCTGACATTCAATCTTATGCCGATACATTTTCCGCACAACTGATCCCACTAAACTTCTTACTTGCCGGAATCGTCTATGTTTCCACCAGAAACCTACAAAAAGCACTAAGTATGCTTGTAATCGACTATTCATGTGGAATAAGACTATCAACGGCAACAGCATTTTCAGCTTCAATTAATACAGCGGCTAAAAATGGTATTCTGATTAAAGGAAGCAACTATCTGGAAGAACTTTCAAAATCTGACACAGTGATATTTGATAAAACAGGTACAATAACCGAAGGAAAGCCTAAAATCCAAACACTAAAGACTTTTGGAAAAAATATGAAAGATAACAGGATGCTTGCACTGGCTGCCGCAGCCGAAGAAACTTCATCACATCCATTGGCAAGTGCAATTTTGAATGAAATTAAAAATAGAGGATTAAAAATTCCAAAACATAAGGAATCCGTTGTCAAAGTGGCAAGAGGAATAGAAACTTTTGTAAATAAGGACATTATTCGTGTGGGAAGCCAGAAATATATGGAAGAAAATGATATTTCACTTAAAATGGCAGGTGATATAGTCAAAGGAATGCAAAACCGTGGGGAAATTGTAATTTATGTGGCTAAAAACAGTGATTTAATAGGTGTTATCGGCGTTTCAGATCCTCCTAGGGAAAATATAAAAAAGGCAATTAATCGGCTAAGAAATCAGGGAATAGACGATATTGTACTGTTGACAGGAGATTTAAGACAACAGGCTGAAACCATTGCGTCAAGAATGTCGATGGACAGATACGAGTCTGAACTACTTCCTGAGGACAAGGCTAAAGATATTTTGAAATTCCGTTCAATCGGTTCAAAAGTTATTATGATAGGTGACGGAATAAATGATGCTCCTGCCCTTTCCTACGCAAATGTAGGAATAGCCTTGGGAAGTTCACGAACAGATATTGCAATGGAAGCTGCCGATGTTACAATAACTTCAGATGATCCGTTATTAATACCGGGTGTAGTAGGTTTAGCCAAGAACACCGTAAAAATAATAAAACAAAATTTTGCAATGGCGATTGGAATAAACAGTTTTGCCCTTGTGTTAGGTGCGACAGGACTTTTACCTGCAATATACAGCTCGATTTTACATAATTCAATAACAATTTTAGTAGTTGGAAATTCATTGCGGCTATTAAAATATGATGTTAATAAATAG
- a CDS encoding HMA2 domain-containing protein has translation MLENLFKATYLMFNQIKVVHSIPGRLRLSVPNLSDIPEELKKYDYRVTELILSKKGIKSVEFSYITNKILLYYDIKLISEKQILDWLNKVWKTMINHSELYENKSLKEIEDNLDTFYNIIKEL, from the coding sequence ATGTTGGAAAATTTATTTAAGGCTACATATCTGATGTTTAATCAGATAAAGGTTGTACACAGTATTCCCGGCAGATTAAGGCTTTCTGTCCCAAATTTATCAGATATTCCAGAAGAATTAAAAAAATATGATTATCGGGTTACAGAACTTATTTTATCAAAAAAAGGTATAAAAAGTGTTGAGTTTTCGTATATAACAAATAAAATTCTACTTTATTATGACATAAAACTGATTTCAGAAAAACAAATACTGGACTGGCTGAATAAAGTCTGGAAAACGATGATTAATCATTCCGAATTATATGAAAATAAATCCTTGAAGGAAATAGAAGATAATTTGGATACTTTTTATAACATAATTAAAGAACTTTAA